The Anaerobacillus sp. CMMVII region CGATAAAGCCAAGGAAATTGCGCTAAACGAAGTAGCGGGTAAGATTGATGAGATTGAGCTTGAAAGAGAAAATGGTGCATACATTTATGAAGTAGAAATCGAAACAGACCAATATGGAGATGACGATGTTACGGTATATATAGATGCAGTCACAGGAAAAGTGTTGTATGTAGAGTGGGACGACTAATAAAATCTTAAAAGAAGAACCTAAAGGATATGCAAAAGTTTACATACTTTTGCATATCCTTATTTTACTTGTTTTGGTATACAAAACTTATCTAGACAAAAGTCGAGAACGGTCCTATAATAATCACATTGCAAGACATTTTCTTAAATGAAAGAAGGAATTAGCACATGAACAAAAAGGTGATAACGTCTTTATTAGGTATTATCCCATTGCTTTTTGTAGGTTATTATTTGTTTCAAAATGTATCAGGCAATACAGATTTGATGCTCACCTATTTAGAGGAAACAGATGAGTTAACAAACGAATACCTCCTTTTAGGCCAGCAAGAATTTGAAATTGAGTCTGAGGAAGAGTTAGAGACATTTACAAGTGAAGTGTTAATTCCTGCTCTTGAAAGCCTAATCGCAAAGTCTGATGAATATGGCAAAACGATCGAGAAAGAGGAGCTAATAGAAGTGCACAGTATGCAGAGTGCGGCACTTGTTAAGCACCTTGAAGCAGAAAGAGCATGGCTTGCGGGTGAAGAAGATCAGGCAGACATGTTTTATGAAGAATCAGATAGACTCTACACTGAATATGAAGAAGCGTTAAATAAGCTTGCGAAAAAATGGGGCGTAGAGATTGAATGGGAAGACGGGGAAGATCAATAAATACCCGGTTTGATCCAATAGAAAAAAAGAAGGTTAATTCATATGTTTATGAATTAACCTTCTTTTTTTGATAACGTTCCCTAAAGCACTTGGCTAAATTGATTTCGTCAATGCCTTATTGGCTAAGTTAACATCATTTTGGAGTAGTTGATTCAAGTTATAAGCAGGATAATAGCTACGTTCGTGCATGTAGGCGAATACCTTTCCGTGAGTATCGATGGCACGATTTAATTGTTGTTTTAAGACCTTTCTAAGTTCTGGGGTAGCTGTTTCCGTAATCGCAATACTGTAATTTCTGACGGATGTTTTGAATAAAGCAAGTAAATCGCCAGCATAAAAAGGTAACTCGTCGTCACGGTATTCGGATCTTTCAGGACGTGGAGCTAGATCATAAAATCTAAGGAGCTCTCGAATGTTGGTGCTAATCCCGGTAATGGCCTCTGTATATAGCTTTTTTAGTGTAGGACAAGTTACTTCAGGAAATGCCTTTTTCAATTTCATTAAACCGATTGCTTGAAAAGCAACTAACTCATGGATTTCCAGTGTTTCATGCCATGCAAGGTGTTTAGGTGGTACCCCTTTTTTGGAAAAAGTTTGTTCCATTAATA contains the following coding sequences:
- a CDS encoding spore coat protein, whose protein sequence is MEQTFSKKGVPPKHLAWHETLEIHELVAFQAIGLMKLKKAFPEVTCPTLKKLYTEAITGISTNIRELLRFYDLAPRPERSEYRDDELPFYAGDLLALFKTSVRNYSIAITETATPELRKVLKQQLNRAIDTHGKVFAYMHERSYYPAYNLNQLLQNDVNLANKALTKSI